The Nisaea sp. genome includes a region encoding these proteins:
- a CDS encoding D-cysteine desulfhydrase family protein: MMRTPDALQLRLDGLPRVRLGHFPTPLEKMERLASHLSEELGKPVPSLWVKRDDCSGVATGGNKVRQLEYSFGAAQAAGADTAVITGAVQSNYMRTAAAFAAKLGMECHVQLENRVEGMGEEYHKSGNVLLDRMFGARMHHFPLGEDEKAADTNLNSIAARLKREGKKPYLFTLSADTKPVTSLGYMQCVVELFEQSIAGDMPFDAVVVPSGSAATHVGTLLGLRLAGYTGPVHGICVRRDAKSQTERVLSITRLAEDMLGCGEIVPESDVICRDDWLGPSYGKMVESTHEAIDLAGRLEALIVDPVYTAKSLAGLIGLTRAGAFEGMGNVLYIHTGGLPALFAYRSAIYPDD, translated from the coding sequence ATGATGCGTACGCCGGACGCGCTTCAACTTCGATTGGATGGTTTGCCGCGCGTCCGGCTCGGACATTTTCCAACACCGCTGGAAAAGATGGAGCGGTTGGCCAGCCACCTTTCGGAGGAGCTTGGCAAGCCGGTGCCGTCGCTCTGGGTGAAGCGGGACGATTGCTCCGGCGTTGCCACCGGCGGCAACAAGGTGCGCCAGCTCGAGTATTCCTTTGGCGCCGCCCAGGCTGCCGGGGCCGATACGGCCGTGATCACCGGGGCGGTGCAGTCGAACTACATGCGCACGGCCGCCGCCTTCGCGGCGAAGCTCGGCATGGAATGCCATGTCCAGCTCGAAAACCGGGTCGAGGGTATGGGCGAGGAATATCACAAGTCCGGCAATGTCTTGCTGGACCGGATGTTCGGTGCCCGCATGCACCACTTCCCGCTTGGCGAGGACGAGAAGGCGGCGGACACCAATCTCAACAGCATTGCCGCGCGGCTGAAGCGGGAAGGCAAGAAACCCTACCTTTTCACCCTCTCTGCGGACACCAAACCGGTGACATCCCTCGGTTATATGCAATGCGTCGTTGAATTATTCGAGCAATCCATTGCTGGAGACATGCCGTTCGATGCGGTGGTGGTGCCGAGTGGCAGTGCCGCCACCCATGTCGGTACCCTGCTGGGCCTGCGGCTCGCGGGATATACCGGGCCGGTGCACGGCATCTGCGTGCGCAGGGACGCGAAGAGTCAGACAGAGCGCGTTCTCTCCATAACCAGGTTGGCCGAAGACATGCTCGGCTGCGGCGAGATAGTTCCCGAGAGCGACGTGATCTGCCGAGACGACTGGCTTGGCCCGAGCTACGGCAAGATGGTGGAGAGCACGCACGAAGCCATCGACCTTGCCGGCCGCCTTGAGGCGTTGATTGTCGACCCGGTCTATACGGCGAAAAGCCTGGCCGGCCTGATCGGCCTCACCCGAGCGGGCGCGTTCGAGGGCATGGGGAACGTGCTCTATATCCATACCGGCGGGCTGCCTGCGCTCTTCGCATATCGTTCCGCGATCTATCCGGACGATTAG
- a CDS encoding DUF1028 domain-containing protein yields MTWSIVARDPKSGRFGIAVSTCAFAVGAICPWSRAGIGAISTQAHTNPMHGPLAMDLMTRGLPITEALAMTLAHDEGREIRQVHGVDAKGNTFAHTGANCVDWCGHLTGENVTVAGNMLAGPAVVADTLASYEAHNGLEFGDRLLTALEAGEAAGGDKRGKQSAALLIQGSEPYAEADIRIDDHPEPVTELRRLFGIYAGSRRAYMRTMGGIGDFAGIVDDAEREDFMAQKQDN; encoded by the coding sequence ATGACGTGGTCAATCGTCGCACGTGATCCGAAGAGCGGCCGCTTCGGCATCGCCGTCTCCACTTGCGCCTTCGCCGTCGGCGCCATCTGCCCCTGGTCCCGTGCCGGAATTGGCGCCATATCCACCCAGGCTCACACCAACCCGATGCACGGTCCGCTCGCGATGGACCTGATGACACGCGGCCTGCCGATAACCGAAGCCCTCGCAATGACACTCGCCCACGATGAAGGGCGGGAAATTCGCCAGGTGCACGGTGTCGACGCCAAGGGCAACACATTCGCCCATACAGGCGCTAACTGCGTCGACTGGTGCGGGCACCTGACGGGAGAGAACGTCACCGTCGCCGGGAACATGCTGGCCGGCCCCGCCGTGGTGGCCGATACCCTGGCAAGCTACGAAGCCCATAACGGACTCGAGTTCGGCGACCGTCTGCTAACGGCTCTGGAGGCAGGAGAAGCCGCAGGCGGCGACAAGCGTGGCAAACAATCGGCAGCCCTGCTTATTCAGGGAAGTGAGCCCTATGCCGAAGCCGACATCCGCATTGACGACCACCCCGAGCCCGTCACCGAATTGAGGCGACTATTCGGCATCTACGCGGGAAGCCGGCGCGCCTACATGCGCACCATGGGTGGGATCGGCGATTTCGCGGGCATCGTCGATGACGCAGAGCGGGAGGATTTTATGGCGCAGAAGCAGGACAACTGA
- a CDS encoding ABC transporter substrate-binding protein yields MIRWTRRSLMALAVVALPLVGTPTLASAETVLRVIPHADLKNLDPIWTTAYITRNHAYLIYDTLFAMDESFKPQPQMVDTWETSSDGKVWTFNLRDGLKFHDGAPVTSTDVIASLKRWGARDGMGQKLMEQMEEMVAVSDKTFQFKLKAPYGLVLESIGKISSNVPFIMPARIAATDPFEQIPEHIGSGPFKFEADQWVPGSTVVYTKFEDYVPRSEAPSAAAGGKIAKVDKVIWTYFPDQTTAMNALIAGEIDFFEQPSTDLMPLLSAAEDVTAEVNDPLGSIGFARFNHLLPPFDNVEIRKAATMAMKQEDYLAGAIGAPEFWKTCFSIYPCGTPLATEVAAETMKTGSIEKAAAALKAAGYDGTPIVIMHPTDIPVLSAFTLISAEKLRKAGFKVDLQAMDWSTLTSRRAKRDPVSEGGWNIFHTWWIGADVIDPMSIAFSGDPDKGWFGWPDDAALEKARAEFAAATTADEKLAAGKKVQERVWGIAASAELGQFFVPVAYRNNVKGLIKSPVQFFWNMSVE; encoded by the coding sequence ATGATTCGTTGGACACGACGCAGCCTAATGGCTCTCGCGGTCGTGGCCCTGCCTTTGGTAGGGACCCCGACTTTGGCGAGCGCCGAAACGGTTCTGCGGGTAATTCCGCACGCGGACCTGAAGAACCTCGATCCGATCTGGACGACGGCCTACATCACTCGCAACCATGCCTATCTCATCTATGACACGCTTTTCGCGATGGATGAGAGCTTCAAGCCGCAGCCGCAGATGGTCGACACCTGGGAGACCTCTTCCGACGGTAAGGTCTGGACGTTCAACCTGCGCGACGGGTTGAAATTCCACGATGGTGCACCGGTCACTTCCACGGATGTCATCGCTTCGCTGAAGCGTTGGGGTGCCCGTGACGGCATGGGCCAGAAGCTCATGGAACAGATGGAAGAGATGGTCGCTGTCAGCGACAAGACCTTCCAGTTCAAGCTGAAAGCACCGTACGGCCTGGTGCTGGAGTCGATCGGCAAGATCTCCTCCAACGTGCCGTTCATCATGCCGGCCCGTATTGCCGCGACCGATCCGTTCGAGCAGATCCCCGAGCATATCGGCTCCGGCCCGTTCAAGTTCGAGGCGGACCAGTGGGTTCCGGGTTCGACCGTGGTCTATACGAAGTTCGAGGACTATGTCCCTCGCTCCGAGGCACCGTCTGCTGCCGCTGGCGGCAAGATCGCCAAGGTCGACAAGGTGATCTGGACCTACTTCCCCGATCAGACGACCGCAATGAACGCTCTGATCGCCGGCGAAATCGACTTCTTCGAACAGCCGTCCACCGATCTGATGCCGCTGCTTTCCGCGGCGGAAGACGTGACTGCCGAAGTCAATGACCCGCTCGGCTCAATCGGCTTTGCCCGCTTCAACCATCTGCTGCCGCCGTTCGACAATGTCGAGATCCGCAAGGCAGCTACCATGGCCATGAAGCAGGAAGACTACCTGGCCGGTGCCATCGGTGCCCCGGAGTTCTGGAAAACCTGTTTCTCGATCTACCCCTGCGGTACGCCTCTGGCGACCGAGGTGGCGGCCGAGACCATGAAAACGGGTTCCATCGAAAAGGCCGCCGCTGCCCTGAAGGCTGCCGGTTATGACGGAACGCCCATCGTGATCATGCACCCGACGGACATTCCGGTGCTCTCCGCCTTCACCCTGATCTCCGCCGAGAAGCTCCGCAAGGCTGGCTTCAAGGTTGATCTGCAGGCGATGGACTGGTCCACCCTGACTTCCCGCCGGGCCAAGCGTGACCCGGTTTCCGAAGGTGGCTGGAACATCTTCCATACCTGGTGGATCGGTGCGGACGTGATCGACCCGATGTCCATTGCCTTCTCCGGCGATCCGGACAAGGGCTGGTTCGGCTGGCCGGACGACGCGGCGCTCGAGAAAGCGCGTGCTGAGTTCGCTGCAGCGACAACGGCGGACGAGAAACTCGCCGCTGGCAAGAAGGTGCAGGAGCGCGTCTGGGGCATCGCAGCCTCCGCCGAGCTTGGTCAGTTCTTCGTTCCGGTTGCTTATCGGAACAATGTGAAGGGTCTGATCAAGTCTCCGGTCCAGTTCTTCTGGAACATGTCGGTCGAGTAA
- a CDS encoding ABC transporter permease — protein sequence MTATVPQQMPDDDILPEKQQPSTFALMMRNRSVFWGGVLLLIMAAIAIIWPLFTGSPTEQNVMSRLKPPSAGFWFGTDFLGRDIFVRVVHGGRISLVVGISVAAIATVIGLLTGLVAGYVRWLDAPVMRVMDGLMAIPAILLAIAMISISGATLATVVVAITIPEIPRVVRLVRAVVLTVRDEPYVEAAIASGTRLPAILIRHILPNTIAPMIVQATYICGAAMLTESILGFLGAGIPPEIPSWGNIMSEGRTYFQLTPWIIFFPGVALALTVLAVNIVGDGLRDTLDPRIARKMRV from the coding sequence ATGACAGCGACAGTTCCTCAACAGATGCCTGACGACGACATTCTTCCGGAAAAGCAGCAGCCGTCGACTTTCGCGCTGATGATGCGGAACAGGTCGGTGTTCTGGGGCGGCGTCTTGCTGCTGATCATGGCGGCAATCGCGATCATATGGCCGCTCTTTACCGGATCACCGACCGAGCAGAATGTGATGAGTCGACTGAAGCCACCGTCGGCTGGTTTCTGGTTTGGCACGGACTTTCTGGGGCGCGATATTTTCGTCCGGGTTGTTCACGGTGGGCGGATTTCGCTCGTCGTCGGCATTTCCGTGGCTGCAATCGCCACCGTGATTGGTCTGTTGACTGGTCTGGTCGCCGGCTATGTCCGCTGGCTCGATGCGCCTGTGATGCGGGTCATGGATGGCTTGATGGCGATCCCGGCGATCCTGCTGGCGATTGCCATGATCTCGATTTCAGGTGCGACCCTGGCCACCGTCGTTGTCGCCATTACCATTCCTGAAATTCCGCGGGTTGTCCGACTGGTTCGCGCCGTTGTGCTGACGGTGCGGGATGAGCCCTATGTCGAAGCGGCGATTGCCTCCGGCACTCGGCTTCCGGCGATTCTGATCCGGCATATCCTGCCGAATACCATTGCGCCGATGATCGTGCAGGCCACCTACATCTGTGGCGCGGCGATGCTGACCGAGTCCATCCTCGGCTTCCTCGGAGCCGGCATCCCGCCGGAGATCCCAAGCTGGGGCAATATCATGTCCGAGGGGCGGACCTATTTCCAGCTCACCCCCTGGATCATTTTCTTTCCCGGGGTCGCACTCGCGCTGACCGTCCTTGCCGTGAATATCGTCGGCGATGGTTTGCGTGACACGCTTGATCCCCGTATTGCCCGGAAGATGCGCGTATGA
- a CDS encoding cation transporter: MAGCCGHDHENVVFEGMSAAYRRALWAVILINGVMFVVEMAAGFGAGSMALKADALDFLADTATYALSFYVIGKAARVRASAALFKGFSLALMGLWVFASTAYQVLVVGVPEAVVMSSVGVLAFIANMASVGLLYRFRDGDANVRSVWLCSRNDAIGNVAVVIAAGGVWYTGTGWPDLAVAGVMAGLFCWSSFQIIRQGLGEMRAVSAT; encoded by the coding sequence ATGGCCGGCTGTTGCGGTCACGATCATGAAAATGTGGTTTTCGAAGGAATGTCAGCGGCGTACCGCCGGGCGCTCTGGGCCGTAATCCTGATCAACGGCGTGATGTTCGTCGTCGAAATGGCCGCCGGGTTCGGCGCCGGGTCGATGGCCCTGAAGGCGGACGCGCTCGATTTTCTGGCCGATACAGCGACCTATGCGCTCAGCTTCTATGTCATCGGAAAAGCCGCCCGGGTCCGGGCCAGCGCGGCCCTGTTCAAAGGGTTTTCACTCGCGCTCATGGGGCTCTGGGTGTTTGCCTCCACCGCCTATCAGGTGCTTGTGGTCGGTGTGCCGGAAGCAGTCGTTATGAGTTCGGTCGGTGTCCTCGCCTTCATTGCCAATATGGCCAGCGTTGGACTGCTCTATCGCTTCCGTGACGGTGACGCGAATGTCCGCTCCGTCTGGCTCTGCTCGCGCAACGATGCGATTGGAAATGTTGCCGTGGTCATCGCCGCGGGCGGTGTCTGGTATACCGGAACCGGCTGGCCCGATCTTGCCGTTGCCGGGGTAATGGCGGGCCTGTTCTGCTGGTCCTCTTTCCAGATTATCCGTCAGGGTCTCGGGGAGATGCGGGCTGTCTCTGCAACCTGA
- a CDS encoding M3 family oligoendopeptidase produces MADAAQSELGALPEWDLSDLYPGPESEALTKDLEKLAADAKAFKHRYAGKIAGLGGTELGRAIQTYELMDEITGRIMSYAYLVYAGDMSSAENGRFFQSMQEKVNAAGTDLLFFTLEINRIEEADLQASLKAPELAFYKPWLRDVRAFRDHQLSDEIEEKLHEKSVTGKSAWVRLFDETFARLRFPFDGKQLTSAEVLDKLSHKDGAIREKAAKSFAGVLKENIGLFALVTNTLAKDKAIDDKWRGYAQPISARNLANQVEDEVVQALSDAVTGSYDRLSHRYYALKAKWFGVDALNYWDRNAPLPDDDDTTIPWDEAQKTVLEAYGSFSADLAEVGQRFFDNAWIDAPVRPGKASGAFAHPTVPSAHPYLLLNYQGKTRDVMTLAHELGHGVHQVLAGKQGQLLSDTPLTLAETASVFGEMLTFRAVLASKTDPKQRRTMLASKVEDMLNTVVRQIAFHQFETKVHAARSNGELMPEDLGDIWIETQTASLGPSIKFDDDYRTFWSYIPHFVHSPFYVYAYAFGDCLVNSLYAVYQNAEEGFAEKYLEMLSAGGTLRHKELLAPFGLDASDPAFWSKGLDVIDGFITELEGME; encoded by the coding sequence ATGGCCGATGCCGCACAATCCGAACTTGGCGCTCTCCCCGAATGGGACCTGTCCGATCTCTATCCCGGACCGGAATCGGAGGCCCTGACCAAGGACCTGGAGAAGCTTGCCGCGGATGCCAAGGCTTTCAAGCACCGTTATGCCGGAAAGATTGCTGGCCTCGGCGGCACCGAGCTTGGCCGGGCTATCCAGACCTATGAGCTGATGGACGAGATCACGGGGCGCATCATGTCGTACGCCTATCTCGTTTATGCGGGAGACATGAGCAGCGCCGAGAACGGCCGCTTCTTCCAGTCCATGCAGGAAAAGGTCAACGCCGCCGGGACGGACCTGCTGTTCTTCACTCTGGAGATCAACCGGATCGAGGAGGCGGATCTCCAGGCCAGCCTTAAGGCGCCGGAACTCGCCTTCTACAAACCCTGGCTGCGCGATGTCCGGGCCTTCCGGGATCATCAGCTCTCTGACGAGATCGAGGAGAAGCTGCACGAGAAGTCCGTGACCGGCAAATCCGCCTGGGTCCGGCTTTTCGACGAGACCTTCGCCCGCCTGCGCTTCCCGTTTGACGGCAAGCAGCTCACCTCTGCCGAGGTGCTGGACAAGCTCAGCCACAAGGACGGTGCGATCCGCGAGAAGGCCGCGAAGAGCTTCGCCGGTGTGTTGAAGGAGAATATCGGCCTCTTCGCGCTGGTCACAAACACGCTCGCCAAGGACAAGGCCATTGATGACAAGTGGCGCGGTTATGCCCAGCCGATTTCGGCACGCAACCTCGCCAATCAGGTCGAGGACGAAGTTGTTCAGGCACTCTCCGATGCCGTGACGGGGAGCTACGATCGGCTGTCGCACCGTTATTATGCGCTGAAGGCGAAATGGTTCGGTGTCGATGCGCTGAACTACTGGGACCGCAACGCGCCGCTGCCGGACGACGATGACACCACGATCCCCTGGGACGAAGCACAGAAAACGGTGCTTGAAGCCTATGGGAGCTTTTCAGCTGATCTCGCCGAGGTCGGTCAGCGTTTCTTCGACAATGCCTGGATCGACGCGCCGGTACGGCCGGGCAAGGCGTCTGGTGCCTTCGCGCATCCGACGGTGCCGAGCGCGCATCCCTATTTGCTGCTGAACTATCAGGGCAAGACCCGGGACGTGATGACGCTGGCCCATGAACTCGGCCACGGCGTGCATCAGGTTCTCGCCGGCAAGCAGGGCCAGCTTCTGTCCGACACGCCGCTCACTCTTGCGGAGACGGCGTCCGTCTTCGGTGAGATGCTCACCTTCCGCGCCGTCCTGGCATCCAAGACCGATCCGAAGCAGCGCCGGACCATGCTGGCCAGCAAGGTCGAGGACATGCTGAACACGGTGGTCCGGCAGATTGCCTTCCACCAGTTCGAGACCAAGGTGCATGCGGCCCGGAGCAACGGTGAGCTGATGCCGGAGGATCTCGGCGATATCTGGATCGAAACCCAGACCGCCAGCCTCGGTCCGTCCATCAAATTCGACGACGACTACCGGACCTTCTGGTCCTACATCCCGCACTTCGTCCATTCGCCGTTCTATGTCTATGCCTATGCATTCGGCGACTGCCTGGTGAACTCGCTCTACGCCGTCTACCAAAACGCGGAAGAGGGCTTTGCGGAGAAGTATCTGGAGATGCTTTCCGCTGGCGGGACACTGCGCCACAAGGAGCTGCTCGCACCCTTCGGGCTCGATGCCAGCGATCCGGCTTTCTGGTCCAAGGGGCTGGATGTGATCGACGGCTTCATCACCGAACTTGAAGGTATGGAATGA
- a CDS encoding ABC transporter ATP-binding protein, with amino-acid sequence MTDTQPAMETTGAATATPVLEVRNLSVALPKGADRPFAVEDISFTVGAREIVCVVGESGSGKSVTAFTTMGLNPKEVKAVSGEIILQGEDLLTKSDAEMRRLRGEKMAMIFQEPMTALNPVIKVGDQIREMLEIHTTLSAAEQRERVLEVMADVSLPDHVKMYDSYPHQLSGGQRQRIMIAMALALEPGLLIADEPTTALDVTTQAQILDLIKDIQRRHGSGVLFITHDFGVVAEIADRIVVMQKGKIVEQGTRDEILLKPQHPYTKMLIGSVPSMTPSHRVEIDKRSPALIAQKVNKVYGGFGLFRKSREVHANKDVNLVVHRRETLGVVGESGSGKSTLARCIVRLQDPTSGHIQVEGAEIATISENAMRPHRRDIQIVFQDPYRSLNPRRTVGQSIVEGPMNFGVSEAEADSRARELMDIVGLSPDALDRFPHQFSGGQRQRICIARALAMQPKVLIADEAVSALDVSVQAQVLDLLDDVRERYDLAMLFITHDLRVAAQICDRIMVMQNGVVVEEGDTAKVYADPQHEYTRSLLAAAPGRDIAFAK; translated from the coding sequence ATGACCGATACACAACCCGCAATGGAGACAACGGGGGCCGCAACGGCCACGCCGGTCCTTGAAGTCCGCAATCTCTCGGTTGCTCTGCCCAAGGGGGCGGACCGTCCGTTCGCCGTCGAGGATATCAGCTTTACCGTCGGGGCGCGGGAGATCGTCTGCGTCGTCGGTGAGTCCGGTTCCGGAAAATCCGTCACGGCCTTTACAACCATGGGGCTGAACCCGAAGGAAGTGAAAGCCGTCAGCGGCGAGATCATCCTCCAGGGTGAGGATCTTCTGACAAAATCGGATGCCGAGATGCGCCGCCTGCGCGGCGAGAAGATGGCGATGATCTTCCAGGAGCCGATGACCGCACTGAACCCGGTCATCAAGGTCGGCGATCAGATCCGCGAGATGCTGGAAATTCACACGACCCTCTCGGCGGCCGAGCAGAGGGAACGTGTGCTTGAGGTCATGGCGGACGTCTCCCTGCCGGACCATGTGAAGATGTATGACAGCTATCCGCACCAGCTTTCCGGCGGGCAGCGCCAGCGCATCATGATCGCCATGGCCCTGGCGCTTGAGCCGGGCCTGCTGATCGCCGACGAGCCGACGACAGCGCTCGACGTGACGACCCAGGCGCAGATTCTTGATCTGATCAAGGATATCCAGCGCCGGCATGGATCGGGCGTGTTGTTCATCACCCATGATTTCGGCGTGGTGGCGGAGATTGCCGACCGCATCGTGGTCATGCAGAAAGGCAAGATCGTCGAGCAGGGCACGCGGGATGAGATCCTGCTGAAGCCCCAGCATCCTTACACAAAGATGCTGATCGGCTCCGTGCCTTCCATGACACCAAGCCACCGGGTCGAGATTGACAAACGCTCGCCAGCCCTGATCGCGCAGAAGGTCAACAAGGTTTATGGCGGTTTCGGGCTGTTCCGGAAGAGCCGTGAGGTCCATGCCAACAAGGATGTGAATCTCGTCGTGCACCGGCGGGAGACCCTCGGCGTGGTCGGTGAGTCCGGCTCAGGTAAGTCGACTCTGGCCCGGTGTATCGTGCGTCTGCAGGATCCGACGTCCGGCCATATCCAGGTCGAGGGCGCGGAAATCGCAACTATTTCGGAAAACGCGATGCGCCCGCACCGGCGGGATATCCAGATTGTTTTCCAGGACCCTTACCGCTCGCTCAATCCGCGCCGCACGGTCGGTCAGTCTATCGTCGAGGGGCCGATGAATTTCGGCGTGAGCGAGGCCGAGGCGGACAGTCGGGCGCGCGAGTTGATGGACATCGTCGGCCTTAGCCCGGATGCGCTTGACCGTTTCCCGCACCAGTTCTCCGGCGGCCAGCGTCAGCGTATCTGTATCGCCAGGGCGCTTGCTATGCAGCCCAAGGTGCTGATCGCGGACGAGGCGGTGTCGGCGCTGGACGTTTCCGTCCAGGCTCAGGTGCTGGATCTGCTGGACGATGTGCGCGAGCGCTACGATCTCGCCATGCTGTTCATCACCCACGATCTGCGCGTCGCGGCGCAGATCTGCGACCGGATCATGGTCATGCAGAACGGCGTCGTGGTGGAGGAAGGCGATACGGCGAAGGTCTATGCCGACCCGCAGCACGAATACACCCGGTCGCTGCTCGCGGCCGCACCGGGCCGGGACATCGCTTTCGCGAAATAA
- a CDS encoding glutathione S-transferase family protein, with the protein MKLIGNYLSPFARRVAISLNELGIAHEMENVMVSKNPEAVSGHNPLIRIPTLILDDGEVLVESFAILDAIDEMAGAEKALVPASGADRRRILKITAIALGTMDKTQWAAYEVTFHPAEKVHQPWIDKNENQACGGLAYLNELVEKAGDGWLGRTDNISQADISAVVAFSFARKIRPNLGVEKRFPALAAFAERCEARETFRKAPVPG; encoded by the coding sequence ATGAAACTGATCGGAAATTATCTTTCACCCTTCGCCCGGCGGGTGGCGATCAGCCTCAATGAGCTCGGTATTGCCCACGAGATGGAAAACGTGATGGTGAGCAAGAACCCCGAAGCGGTTTCGGGGCACAACCCGCTCATCCGGATCCCAACGCTCATTCTCGATGACGGCGAGGTGCTGGTCGAGAGCTTCGCCATTCTCGATGCCATCGACGAGATGGCGGGGGCAGAGAAGGCTCTTGTCCCGGCATCCGGTGCGGACCGGCGTCGGATCCTCAAGATCACTGCGATCGCGCTCGGGACGATGGATAAGACTCAGTGGGCCGCCTACGAGGTTACGTTCCATCCGGCGGAGAAAGTCCACCAACCCTGGATCGATAAGAATGAAAATCAGGCCTGTGGTGGCCTTGCCTATCTGAACGAGCTGGTCGAAAAGGCGGGAGATGGCTGGCTGGGCCGGACGGATAATATCAGCCAGGCTGATATTTCGGCCGTTGTCGCTTTCAGTTTTGCGCGGAAGATTCGCCCTAATCTGGGCGTTGAAAAACGCTTCCCGGCGCTGGCTGCCTTCGCAGAACGTTGCGAGGCGCGGGAGACCTTCAGAAAGGCGCCGGTACCGGGTTGA
- a CDS encoding ABC transporter permease: MLTYVLKRVLSTIPVMVIVAVLVFLLLRLAPGDPAAVIAGDYATAEDVERIRTQLGLNDPMFVQLWRWILQLASGDLGTAIFSKKPVMELIGQRIEPTLLLSLCTIVFAVAVAVPLGTIAAWKSGSLIDRFVMFFSVGGFSVPVFVLAYCLIYVLAMQLKILPVQGYKSPFDHGLLTFLRHMVLPVLALSVIFISLIARMTRASVMEVLEEDYVRTARAKGQSEWKILMKHAVRNAAVPIVTVIGVGIALLIGGVVVTESVFNIPGLGRLVLDAVLARDYPVIQGLILFFSFIYILINLLIDLSYTLFDPRIRY; this comes from the coding sequence ATGCTGACCTATGTGTTGAAGCGCGTGCTCTCGACCATCCCCGTGATGGTGATTGTGGCCGTGCTGGTTTTCCTTCTTCTGCGCCTTGCGCCGGGGGATCCTGCTGCGGTGATCGCGGGGGATTATGCGACTGCCGAGGATGTCGAGCGCATCCGCACCCAGCTCGGGCTGAACGACCCGATGTTCGTGCAGCTCTGGCGCTGGATCCTGCAGCTCGCCTCGGGCGATCTGGGTACCGCGATCTTCTCCAAGAAGCCGGTGATGGAGCTGATCGGTCAGCGGATCGAGCCGACCCTGCTGCTTTCCTTGTGCACGATTGTGTTCGCGGTCGCCGTTGCGGTACCGCTCGGAACCATCGCGGCCTGGAAATCGGGATCGCTCATCGACCGGTTCGTCATGTTCTTTTCAGTCGGCGGTTTCTCGGTGCCGGTCTTCGTGCTGGCCTATTGCCTGATTTATGTGCTGGCGATGCAGCTCAAGATCCTGCCGGTCCAGGGTTACAAGTCGCCGTTCGACCACGGGCTCCTCACTTTCCTCCGACACATGGTGCTCCCGGTCCTGGCGCTCTCGGTGATCTTCATCTCGCTGATCGCACGGATGACCCGGGCCTCGGTCATGGAGGTTCTGGAAGAGGATTATGTCCGGACTGCTCGTGCAAAGGGCCAGTCCGAATGGAAAATCCTGATGAAGCACGCTGTACGTAATGCGGCGGTGCCGATTGTGACCGTGATCGGTGTTGGCATCGCGCTGCTGATCGGCGGTGTGGTGGTGACAGAGTCGGTCTTCAATATTCCTGGCCTCGGGCGTCTTGTGCTCGATGCGGTGCTGGCCCGCGATTACCCGGTGATCCAGGGGCTGATCCTGTTCTTCAGCTTTATCTACATTCTGATCAACTTGTTGATCGATCTCTCCTACACCCTGTTTGACCCGAGGATCAGGTACTGA
- a CDS encoding helix-turn-helix domain-containing protein, which yields MTEIATNATVPRYPIGDLARQTGTKVQTIRYYESIGLLAEPARTAGNQRIYGQDQLDRLGFIKHARDFGFPLDAIRELLEMTDKPAASCVEADEIVSRHLGEVRRRIGRLQALEGELARMLESCSHGTVADCRIIGVLSDHEKCCATSHEPVETMPYRSPD from the coding sequence ATGACGGAAATCGCCACAAACGCCACAGTCCCGCGTTATCCCATCGGCGATCTCGCCCGCCAGACGGGCACAAAGGTGCAGACGATCCGTTATTACGAGTCCATCGGGTTGCTGGCGGAACCGGCCCGCACCGCCGGCAACCAACGGATCTACGGACAGGATCAGCTCGACCGGCTGGGCTTCATCAAGCATGCCCGCGATTTCGGTTTTCCCCTGGATGCCATTCGCGAACTACTGGAGATGACCGACAAGCCCGCCGCCTCTTGCGTGGAAGCGGACGAAATCGTCAGCCGTCATCTTGGAGAAGTCAGAAGGCGGATCGGTCGCCTGCAGGCTCTGGAAGGAGAGTTGGCGCGGATGCTGGAGAGCTGCTCGCACGGAACAGTCGCGGACTGCCGAATAATCGGTGTGCTTTCGGACCACGAAAAGTGTTGCGCCACCAGCCATGAGCCGGTGGAAACCATGCCCTACCGGTCGCCGGATTAA